Proteins encoded by one window of Lathyrus oleraceus cultivar Zhongwan6 chromosome 1, CAAS_Psat_ZW6_1.0, whole genome shotgun sequence:
- the LOC127074227 gene encoding glycine-rich cell wall structural protein, which yields MAKLNKLVGIVCVMLMLVIGISECRKVKEEESLESIGGGFGGGQGFGKGGGHGGGIGGGESGGFGGNGGAGGGGEKGGEFGGGAGSGNGGGIGGGAGGGHGGGGDVGGGSEPGGGFGGGKGGGIGGGVGGGAGGGHGGGGGGSGSVGGFGGDKGDGIEGGVGGSAGGGHGGSGGVGGGRGSGGGFGGGKGGGIGGGVGGGAGGGAGGGFGGGHGGDIGGGANGGVGEGVRGGAGGGHGGGVGGGNGGGVRGGAGGGFGGGHEGGIRGGAGNDGGNNGGIRGGFGSGAGGGHGGGIGGGASGSGGNSRGIGGGVGGGHEGGIGGGSSSGGVGGGVGGGAGAGAGGGVGGGHGGGVGGGSGNGGGVGIGGGVGGGVGGGFGGGHNGGVGGSGGNNGGVGVEGGAGGGVGGGFGGGQGSGIGEGSGSGRDVGGGVGGGVGSGFGGGHNGGVGGSGENSEGVGVGGGAGGGVGGGFGGGQGSDIGEGYGSGRGAGGGVGGGVGNGFDGGHKSGADGGIGVGVGVGGDLGRGNGEGGIF from the coding sequence ATGGCAAAGTTAAATAAACTAGTTGGAATAGTTTGTGTGATGTTAATGTTGGTGATAGGAATATCAGAGTGTCGCAAAGTCAAAGAAGAAGAGTCCCTAGAAAGCATTGGTGGTGGTTTTGGTGGTGGACAAGGGTTTGGAAAAGGAGGTGGACATGGAGGTGGTATAGGAGGAGGTGAAAGTGGTGGATTTGGAGGTAATGGTGGTGCAGGAGGCGGTGGTGAGAAAGGTGGCGAATTTGGAGGTGGTGCGGGTAGTGGTAATGGTGGAGGAATTGGAGGTGGTGCTGGTGGAGGGCATGGAGGAGGTGGAGATGTAGGAGGTGGTAGCGAACCAGGTGGAGGCTTTGGAGGCGGAAAAGGTGGTGGTATTGGAGGAGGAGTTGGAGGTGGTGCCGGTGGAGGGCATGGAGGAGGCGGAGGTGGTAGCGGATCAGTTGGAGGCTTTGGAGGCGACAAAGGTGATGGTATTGAAGGAGGAGTTGGAGGTAGTGCTGGTGGAGGGCATGGAGGAAGCGGAGGTGTAGGAGGTGGTAGAGGATCAGGTGGAGGCTTTGGAGGCGGCAAAGGTGGTGGTATTGGAGGAGGAGTTGGAGGTGGTGCTGGTGGTGGAGCTGGAGGTGGCTTTGGTGGAGGGCATGGAGGTGACATTGGAGGAGGAGCCAATGGTGGTGTAGGAGAAGGAGTCAGGGGTGGTGCTGGTGGTGGCCATGGAGGAGGTGTTGGTGGCGGAAATGGTGGTGGTGTTAGAGGTGGTGCTGGTGGTGGATTTGGTGGAGGCCATGAAGGTGGCATTAGAGGAGGAGCTGGTAATGATGGTGGTAACAATGGAGGAATAAGAGGTGGATTTGGAAGTGGTGCTGGTGGAGGTCATGGAGGTGGCATTGGAGGAGGAGCTAGTGGTAGTGGCGGAAATAGTAGAGGTATAGGAGGAGGAGTTGGTGGAGGCCATGAAGGTGGCATTGGAGGAGGATCTAGTAGTGGTGGTGTAGGAGGAGGAGTTGGGGGTGGTGCTGGTGCTGGTGCCGGAGGTGGAGTTGGTGGAGGCCATGGAGGAGGTGTTGGTGGTGGTAGTGGAAACGGTGGAGGTGTAGGAATTGGAGGTGGTGTTGGTGGTGGAGTCGGAGGTGGATTTGGTGGAGGCCATAATGGAGGAGTCGGTGGTAGTGGCGGGAACAATGGAGGTGTAGGAGTTGAAGGTGGTGCTGGTGGTGGAGTCGGAGGTGGCTTCGGTGGAGGCCAAGGAAGTGGCATTGGAGAAGGATCTGGCAGTGGAAGAGATGTAGGAGGAGGAGTTGGTGGTGGAGTCGGAAGTGGATTTGGTGGAGGCCATAATGGAGGAGTCGGTGGTAGTGGCGAGAACAGTGAAGGTGTAGGAGTTGGAGGTGGTGCTGGTGGTGGAGTCGGAGGTGGCTTCGGTGGAGGCCAAGGAAGTGACATTGGAGAAGGATATGGGAGTGGAAGAGGTGCAGGAGGAGGAGTTGGTGGTGGAGTCGGAAATGGATTTGATGGAGGCCATAAAAGTGGGGCTGATGGTGGTATAGGTGTGGGAGTCGGTGTTGGTGGAGATCTTGGAAGAGGCAATGGCGAAGGTGGTATATTCTAA
- the LOC127110088 gene encoding probable pectinesterase 67, with protein sequence MKLLIFILFCIPCYALAFEVKTVIDSPMLTKKIGTNRTIKVDINGNGEFKSVQAAIDSVPEGNSKWVIIHIRKGVYREKVHIPKTKRYIFLRGNGRGRTAIVWSQSSSDNVESATFKAEAPDFIAFGISFKNEAPTGVAYTSQNQSVAAFVAADKIAFYHCAFFSTHNTLFDYKGRHYYESCYIQGSIDFIFGRGRTIFQSCEIFVVDDKRITIRGSITAANKETEREMSGFIFIKGKVYGIGGVYLGRAKGPYSRVIFSHTYLSKTVVPEGWTNWSYDGSTENLYHAEHKCYGPGATDVGRAPWSRQLTDEEAAKFISINYIDGKNWLPAYR encoded by the exons ATGAAACTTCTCATCTTTATCTTGTTTTGTATACCATGTTATGCTCTTGCTTTTGAAGTAAAAACCGTCATTGATTCTCCTATGTTAACCAAAAAGATAGGAACTAATCGAACGATCAAAGTCGATATCAATGGAAATGGAGAGTTTAAATCAGTGCAAGCTGCAATTGATTCAGTTCCAGAAGGAAATTCTAAATGGGTCATCATTCATATTAGAAAAGGAGTATATAG AGAAAAAGTGCATATTCCAAAGACTAAACGTTATATATTCTTGAGAGGAAATGGAAGAGGAAGAACTGCCATTGTTTGGTCTCAAAGTTCTTCTGACAATGTTGAGTCTGCCACCTTCAAAGCTGAAGCCCCTGATTTCATTGCCTTTGGAATTAGCTTCAAG AATGAAGCACCAACAGGAGTTGCCTATACTTCCCAAAATCAATCTGTGGCAGCATTTGTAGCAGCAGACAAAATAGCATTTTACCATTGTGCATTTTTTAGTACACATAACACACTCTTTGATTACAAAGGTAGACATTATTATGAGTCATGTTACATTCAAGGTTCGATTGATTTCATATTTGGTCGCGGCAGAACAATCTTCCAA AGTTGCGAGATATTCGTGGTTGATGATAAGAGGATAACAATCCGCGGATCGATAACAGCTGCGAACAAAGAAACTGAACGTGAAATGAGTGGATTTATATTTATTAAAGGCAAAGTTTATGGCATTGGTGGAGTATACTTAGGAAGGGCTAAAGGTCCTTATTCTAGGGTTATTTTTTCTCATACATATCTCTCAAAAACGGTTGTCCCTGAAGGATGGACAAATTGGAGTTATGATGGTAGCACAGA AAATCTTTACCATGCTGAGCATAAATGCTATGGACCTGGTGCTACAGATGTCGGAAGAGCTCCTTGGTCAAGGCAGCTTACTGATGAAGAAGCTGCTAAATTTATATCTATCAATTATATTGATGGAAAGAATTGGTTGCCGGCGTATCGATAA
- the LOC127115800 gene encoding GDSL esterase/lipase At4g16230 — MGLHHFRILMILLSFKITISYKIQASFVFGDSLLDVGNNNYITSLAKANHYPYGIDFGKPTGRFCNGRTVVDVIEQKLGLGFTPPYLSPNTSGMVILKGVNYASAAAGILNYTGHIFVGRINFDAQIDNFANTRQEIITKIGVSASLKLLNNALFTVAFGSNDFLDNYLSPPPSIPNFQFLSPESFVAIMISTFRVQLSRLFNLGARKIVVVNVGPIGCIPYMRDSNPFSRDKCVTFPNQLAQLFNTQLKSLVEELRTILKGSLFVYGDAYHIMEDIIMNYTKYGFKNPNSACCHLVGRFGGLIACGGYSIVCEDRSKYIFWDTFHPSDAANVIIAKRLLNGDVNDISPTNVWQLLQG; from the exons ATGGGTCTTCATCATTTTAGAATTCTTATGATATTACTCTCATTCAAAATCACCATATCATATAAAATCCAAGCTTCATTTGTTTTTGGAGATTCTTTACTTGATGTTGGAAACAACAATTACATTACTTCACTTGCAAAAGCAAATCATTACCCTTATGGAATTGATTTTGGTAAACCAACAGGTCGTTTTTGCAATGGAAGAACCGTTGTGGATGTTATAG AACAAAAACTGGGTCTTGGCTTTACTCCACCTTACTTGTCTCCTAATACCTCTGGAATGGTGATTCTAAAAGGTGTTAATTATGCTTCTGCTGCAGCTGGAATTCTCAATTACACTGGTCATATTTTT GTTGGTCGAATCAACTTCGACGCACAAATTGATAACTTTGCGAATACAAGACAAGAAATCATAACAAAAATTGGTGTTTCAGCATCTCTCAAGTTACTCAATAATGCTCTCTTCACGGTAGCATTTGGCTCAAATGATTTCCTAGATAATTATTTGTCACCTCCACCTTCAATTCCAAATTTTCAGTTTTTGTCTCCAGAATCATTTGTAGCCATCATGATATCAACATTCAGAGTACAATTATCG AGGTTGTTCAATCTTGGAGCAAGAAAAATTGTTGTAGTAAATGTTGGGCCTATTGGATGTATACCATACATGAGAGATTCTAACCCATTTTCTAGAGATAAATGTGTCACATTCCCTAATCAACTAGCTCAATTATTTAACACTCAATTGAAAAGCCTTGTTGAAGAATTGAGAACAATTTTGAAAGGTTCATTATTTGTTTATGGAGATGCTTACCACATTATGGAAGATATCATCATGAATTACACTAAATATG GTTTCAAGAATCCAAATTCTGCATGTTGTCACCTAGTTGGTCGATTTGGAGGGTTGATTGCATGTGGTGGTTATTCAATAGTTTGTGAAGATAGATCAAAGTATATTTTTTGGGATACTTTCCATCCTAGTGATGCTGCCAATGTTATCATTGCAAAACGTTTATTAAATGGTGATGTTAATGATATTTCACCTACAAATGTTTGGCAACTATTGCAAGGTTGA